From a region of the Cololabis saira isolate AMF1-May2022 chromosome 8, fColSai1.1, whole genome shotgun sequence genome:
- the pa2g4a gene encoding proliferation-associated protein 2G4a — translation MSDDEQEQTIAEDLVVTKYKMGGDIANQSLRLVIEAAKPGASVLSLCEKGDVYIMAETGKVFKKEKDMKKGIAFPTSVSVNNCVCHFSPLKSDPDYTLKDGDLVKIDLGVHVDGFIANVAHTFVVGASKENPVTGRKADVIKAAHLCAEAALRLVKPGNQNTQVTESWNKIAQSFKCSPIEGMLSHQLKQHVIDGEKTIIQNPTDQQRKDHEKAEFEVHEVYAVDVLISTGEGKARDSGLRTTIYKRDPSKQYGLKMKTSRTFFSEVERRFDAMPFTLRALEDEAKARLGVVECAKHELLQPFSVLHEKEGEFVAQFKFTVLLMANGPHRITNGPLDPEFYKSEHEVQDAELKTLLQSSASRKTQKKKKKKASKTAETATAQPTEETQAAD, via the exons ATGTCCGACGACGAGCAGGAGCAGACCATAGCCGAGGACCTGGTGGTCACCAAATACAAGATGGGTGGGGACATCGCCAACC AGTCTCTCCGCCTAGTAATTGAAGCAGCAAAACCAGGGGCCTCCGTCCTCAGCCTGTGTGAGAAGGGTGATGTCTATATCATGGCGGAGACTGGAAAGGTCTTCAAGAAGGAGAAGGACATGAAGAAAG GCATTGCCTTTCCTACCAGCGTCTCAGTCAATAACTGTGTTTGCCACTTCTCTCCCCTGAAGAGTGACCCTGACTACACACTTAAAGATGGGGATCTGGTCAAAAT TGATCTTGGTGTTCATGTTGATGGCTTTATTGCAAACGTTGCTCACACCTTTGTCGTTGGAGCCAGTAAG GAAAACCCTGTTACGGGCCGTAAGGCTGACGTCATCAAAGCAGCCCATCTGTGTGCAGAGGCAGCTCTACGCCTTGTAAAACCTGGTAACCAG AATACTCAAGTGACCGAATCCTGGAACAAGATCGCACAGTCGTTCAAATGTTCACCTATCGAGG GTATGCTGTCTCATCAGTTAAAGCAGCATGTCATAGATGGAGAGAAGACCATCATTCAGAATCCAACAGATCAACAaag GAAGGACCATGAGAAGGCAGAGTTTGAAGTTCATGAAGTTTATGCTGTTGATGTTTTAATTAGCACCGGAGAAGGGAAG GCCAGAGATTCAGGTCTGAGGACCACGATTTATAAGAGGGACCCGAGTAAACAATATGGCTTGAAGATGAAGACCTCTCGTACGTTCTTCAGTGAGGTTGAACGACGCTTTGATGCCATGCCGTTCACTCTGAG GGCTCTTGAAGATGAAGCCAAAGCCCGTCTTGGGGTTGTAGAGTGTGCCAAACATGAATTGCTACAACCGTTCAGTGTGCTACATGAGAAGGAAG GAGAGTTTGTCGCTCAGTTTAAGTTCACGGTGCTGCTGATGGCCAACGGCCCTCACAGAATCACTAATGGACCTCTTGATCCAGAGTTCTACAAGTCAGAGCATGAAGTTCAGGATGCAGAGCTAAAG ACTTTACTACAAAGCTCTGCAAGCCGTAaaacacagaagaagaagaaaaagaag GCCTCAAAGACAGCAGAAACTGCAACTGCACAACCGACTGAGGAGACACAAGCTGCAGATTAA